The following are encoded in a window of Brockia lithotrophica genomic DNA:
- a CDS encoding polyphenol oxidase family protein, translated as MEGARTGDGPFAYDSENRIFWLRVRGTATVVGGLTARDFDRRPGEPWGNLSPSRERDPAVAERRRRTLLALLGDELRLAAPRLVHGADAWVLEAQGGDCRGTLVRENGEEEEIPAGDVPEADIAATDCPRVVLLMTYADCLPLYLYAPGKAIALAHAGWRGTVRNVAGRSVELLVRTFGVEPRSLRAVVGPGISRAAYEVGEDVLRALEGLRERAGLADTEIERVLDRGPGGRARLDLALLNALLLQKAGIPEDRIECSPLSTDGNGDLLFSHRREGEKAGRMAAFLFLRA; from the coding sequence GTGGAAGGCGCCCGAACGGGAGACGGGCCGTTTGCGTACGACTCCGAAAACCGCATCTTTTGGCTGCGCGTACGCGGTACGGCGACCGTCGTGGGGGGGCTTACGGCGCGAGACTTCGACCGGCGTCCGGGAGAGCCGTGGGGGAATCTCTCCCCCTCGCGCGAGCGCGACCCCGCCGTAGCCGAACGCCGCCGGCGCACGCTTCTCGCCCTTTTGGGGGACGAGCTCCGCCTCGCCGCCCCCAGGCTCGTCCACGGTGCGGATGCTTGGGTCCTCGAGGCGCAGGGTGGCGACTGCCGCGGGACGCTCGTCCGGGAGAACGGAGAGGAAGAGGAGATTCCGGCGGGAGACGTTCCCGAGGCGGACATCGCGGCGACCGACTGTCCGCGGGTGGTGCTCCTCATGACCTACGCGGACTGTTTGCCCCTCTACTTGTACGCGCCCGGGAAGGCGATCGCCCTGGCGCACGCCGGTTGGCGCGGGACGGTGCGCAATGTGGCCGGCCGCAGCGTCGAACTCCTCGTTCGAACCTTCGGCGTGGAGCCAAGGAGCTTGCGGGCGGTCGTCGGTCCGGGAATTTCCCGTGCCGCGTACGAAGTCGGAGAAGACGTCCTCCGCGCGTTGGAAGGTCTAAGGGAACGGGCCGGTCTTGCCGATACGGAGATTGAGCGGGTGCTCGACCGTGGGCCGGGCGGAAGGGCGCGGTTGGACCTCGCCCTTTTGAACGCTCTTCTCTTGCAGAAGGCAGGAATTCCCGAAGACCGTATCGAATGTAGTCCTCTGTCTACAGACGGAAACGGAGACCTCCTCTTTTCCCACCGTCGGGAAGGAGAGAAGGCGGGGAGGATGGCCGCCTTCCTCTTCCTTCGAGCCTGA
- the sigG gene encoding RNA polymerase sporulation sigma factor SigG, with protein sequence MSGNHKVEITGVDTSQLPVLTNAEMQELFRRMQEGDLEARERLIYGNLRLVLSVVQRFSHRGENMDDLFQVGVVGLIKAIDNFDLAHGVRFSTYAVPMIVGEIRRYLRDNGALRVSRSLRDVAYKALNVRDRLLGERSIEPTVDEIAAELSLSREEVILALEAIQEPVSLFEPIYQDGGDPIYLMDQVRDERTREGTWVTWIALREALRNLGPRERLIVTKRFFEGKTQMEIAEEIGISQAQVSRLEKNALRHMQKHVDLAE encoded by the coding sequence GTGTCCGGGAACCACAAGGTCGAAATCACCGGCGTCGACACCTCGCAGCTTCCCGTACTTACGAATGCGGAAATGCAGGAACTCTTTCGGCGCATGCAAGAGGGAGACCTGGAAGCCCGGGAGCGCCTCATCTACGGCAACCTGCGTCTCGTCCTTTCCGTCGTGCAGCGCTTCAGCCACCGCGGAGAAAACATGGACGACCTCTTTCAGGTGGGCGTCGTCGGCCTCATCAAGGCGATCGACAACTTCGACCTCGCACACGGCGTGCGCTTTTCCACGTACGCCGTGCCGATGATCGTGGGGGAGATTCGCCGCTACCTTCGGGACAACGGCGCCCTTCGCGTATCGCGTTCCCTCCGGGACGTTGCCTATAAAGCCCTCAACGTGCGCGACCGCCTGCTCGGAGAACGGTCGATCGAACCTACGGTGGACGAAATCGCCGCCGAGCTTTCCCTTTCCCGCGAGGAGGTCATCCTCGCTCTGGAGGCGATACAGGAGCCCGTTTCGCTCTTCGAGCCCATCTACCAGGACGGGGGCGATCCGATCTACCTCATGGACCAAGTCCGCGACGAGCGCACGCGGGAAGGGACGTGGGTTACCTGGATCGCCTTGCGCGAGGCGTTGCGCAATCTGGGGCCGCGGGAACGGCTCATCGTGACGAAGCGGTTTTTTGAAGGAAAGACGCAGATGGAGATCGCGGAGGAGATCGGGATCTCCCAGGCGCAAGTTTCGCGCCTGGAAAAGAACGCCTTGCGCCACATGCAAAAGCACGTCGACCTCGCGGAATAG
- a CDS encoding YlmC/YmxH family sporulation protein, translating into MADVLRISEFQSKDVVRLSDGKRLGRVADVEIDPDAGRVLALIVPKSGGMFSWFRRPEETVVRWEDIETIGVDVILVRTPDSPASRLPEGKS; encoded by the coding sequence GTGGCTGACGTGCTCAGGATTTCCGAGTTTCAATCCAAGGACGTCGTTCGCCTCTCGGACGGGAAGCGTCTCGGACGCGTGGCCGACGTGGAAATCGATCCCGACGCCGGGCGCGTGCTTGCCCTCATCGTCCCCAAAAGCGGGGGGATGTTTTCCTGGTTTCGGCGTCCTGAAGAAACCGTCGTGCGCTGGGAGGACATCGAGACGATCGGGGTCGACGTGATCCTCGTTCGAACCCCCGATTCTCCCGCGTCCCGACTCCCGGAAGGGAAGTCTTAA